One Anolis carolinensis isolate JA03-04 chromosome 4, rAnoCar3.1.pri, whole genome shotgun sequence DNA window includes the following coding sequences:
- the cd226 gene encoding CD226 antigen, giving the protein MWPGNRSNLHEVLTYVSLALLEMDYLAFFVAAVLLSYESCIAITVEGRHVDSTVKLGSTMTLECVYPKTATIIQVSWSKEKGKGKENIAVFKLPYDLYIESRYLFRVNVGNVTTNNKSLIFDNTTEEDIGFYLCSFQTFPHGTWEKRIQVVRSDEFSSRVFLDPHALEGSLAIELGGKITITQWHDPDIVVNRVVWEWIQIDHVDLISLCLNSAMPIYGSDYQERAKTHCANQANTTLVLWNITFSDSGIYRCSFSGGNGKDATGWTKLIVKSNDPLVSIQRIVYITGAAIILLIIISAIVRTILKHRKKEKKERKKMNAFCVAETQLSHNYGESGCHRKVNARRQQNMTTFEKTEPVYVNYND; this is encoded by the exons ATGTGGCCAGGAAACAGAAGCAACCTTCATGAAGTTCTAACATACGTCTCTTTAGCACTGCTGGAAATGGATTATCTCGCTTTCTTTGTTGCTGCTGTTCTACTATCATATGAAA GTTGTATTGCAATCACAGTGGAAGGAAGACATGTGGATTCAACTGTGAAGCTTGGCAGCACTATGACTCTTGAGTGTGTCTATCCAAAGACTGCAACTATAATTCAGGTGTCATGGAGCAAGGAAAAGGGCAAAGGCAAAGAAAACATTGCAGTCTTCAAACTGCCTTATGACCTATACATTGAGAGCAGATACTTGTTCAGAGTTAATGTTGGTAATGTAACTACGAACAACAAGTCCCTCATTTTTGACAACACTACTGAGGAAGACATTGGATTTTACTTATGCTCCTTTCAAACCTTTCCACATGGAACTTGGGAAAAAAGAATACAGGTTGTGAGATCAG ATGAGTTCAGTTCCCGAGTCTTTTTGGATCCACATGCTTTGGAAGGTTCCCTGGCTATTGAACTGGGGGGAAAGATCACCATAACACAGTGGCATGATCCTGATATAGTTGTGAATCGAGTGGTATGGGAATGGATCCAAATAGATCATGTGGACCTCATAAGTCTGTGCCTTAATTCCGCTATGCCAATATATGGTTCTGATTACCAAGAGCGGGCAAAGACACACTGTGCCAACCAAGCAAACACCACCCTTGTTCTCTGGAATATCACATTTTCTGATTCTGGGATATACCGCTGTTCTTTCAGTGGAGGAAATGGTAAAGATGCAACTGGCTGGACAAAACTGATTGTTAAAAGCAATG atcCTTTGGTTTCCATACAACGTATTGTTTATATCACTGGTGCTGCCATCATACTATTAATTATCATCTCAGCCATTGTCAGGACTATTCTTAAGCACAGAAA aaaggaaaagaaggaaaggaagaagatgaaTGCCTTCTGTGTTGCTGAAACCCAG CTTTCACACAACTATGGAGAATCTGGATGCCACCGCAAAGTAAATGCAAGGAGACAACAAAACATGACAACGTTTGAGAAAACAGAACCAGTATATGTGAACTACAATGATTAG